The Drechmeria coniospora strain ARSEF 6962 chromosome 02, whole genome shotgun sequence genome has a segment encoding these proteins:
- a CDS encoding molybdenum cofactor synthesis protein 2b — MDRVRSPQAGAIVLFAGTTRDSFAGKAVKELQYTAYGKLALRTMLSIARDVSVRHGLTGMAMIHRLGTVPIGEESILIAVSSPHRQAAWRAGEEALEECKAKVEVWKREEFHGEEGVWRANRDGAAGAPE, encoded by the exons ATGGACCGAGTGCGAAGCCCTCAAGCGGGCGCCATCGTCCTCTTTGCCG GCACAACCCGTGACTCCTTTGCTGGCAAAGCAGTCAAGGAGCTCCAGTACACTGCGTATGGCAAGCTCGCCTTGCGGACCATGCTCTCCATCGCGAGGGACGTCTCGGTGAGGCACGGGCTCACGGGAATGGCCATGATCCATCGGCTCGGCACCGTGCCCATAGGCGAGGAGAGcatcctcatcgccgtctcCTCACCCCACAGGCAAGCCGCCTGGagggccggcgaggaggcgctgGAGGAGTgcaaggccaaggtcgaAGTCTGGAAGCGGGAAGAGTTtcacggcgaggagggcgtcTGGAGGGCCAACAGGGATGGCGCAGCCGGTGCACCCGAGTAA
- a CDS encoding D111/G-patch protein has translation MDSSRRNVQERLRTRANLPSNRRDNSRSPPRHQYDQEERQARHYRERDRDYDRRGRDDGHYRDRPRYDDGYEGMYDDEYDHHGYSDRRSRTRYRENDARRDYSPRRDDGYPARDRLYDVPREAGRPTDTVKLEGLPFGISSHTLRECLLQDSAAAEDPPADVRVVSSKGFCRAFVRFHELGHAASFIREHYPRLSILLPHPTDDAPDGRIDLHVHYARSQADRDSQANPNAPIGNWYCHQCGVSNFSTRKQCRECSYTPQGTIIVPWYRRPLRFGLHVPFSATTGPLGRTGEADVAREVDDKVQMLVIYPLPSDMDEDTLATEFKRLELVKIERPKGEAPKLKSTAPSADGAGYGARPGSLHRVFRMREVATGIKLPYGFAEFWTFSDAVAAVRKVRMTRSFEIAGKPVTVALIHLGVFVPEDREMTAEIDFMSFHPVFNPDMRIRYRDMDVFPSPKLVSPHPPTEDDVPKAPKAAETAKPKKRKVEPGPADPLPKKAPAMAGQMAFWQRRHDEIHDVGSGPIATNEIATRPAPIKFSLTSNSSKTGEATIKNEPVVDSDIKSEPNPVPAPVEAPTQEVSYVDRDRLMCLICMMKYKSVEEVNIHEKSGNHKRAMENEEKVKAALPRLAARDERLQAKDGTQYRDRAKERREAHNQPKKPVNAKPVSKAKPVEKAAKATESKGAGMLAKMGWSGAGLGAQGEGITDSITAHAYRGGVGLGAEGGKLGDAQEVAEGRTKDDYASYVSAAKGKARERYERMA, from the exons ATGGATTCGTCCAGACGAAATGTTCAGGAGAGATTGAGGACTCGAGCTAACTTGCCGTCGAATCGGAGAGACAATTCACGCTCTCCTCCAAGGCACCAGTACGACCAGGAGGAGAGGCAAGCGCGTCACTATCGAGAGAGGGACCGAGACTATGACCGTCGCGGCCGGGACGATGGCCACTACAGAGACCGCCCGCGCTATGATGACGGCTACGAAGGcatgtacgacgacgagtacgACCACCATGGGTACTCCGACCGCCGCTCTCGCACACGCTACCGCGAGAATGACGCGCGACGCGACTACAGCCCTCGCAGGGACGACGGCTACCCTGCTCGTGACCGCCTGTATGACGTCCCGCGAGAGGCCGGACGGCCGACGGACACGGTCAAGCTCGAAGGGCTGCCGTTTGGCATATCGTCCCATACG TTGCGAGAGTGCCTCCTTCAGGACTCGGCTGCCGCCGAAGATCCACCCGCAGACGTGCGAGTGGTATCGTCCAAAG GTTTTTGCCGCGCCTTTGTCCGCTTCCACGAGCTCGGCCACGCCGCCTCCTTTATCCGAGAGCACTACCCCAGACTCTCCATCCTGTTGCCCCATCCGACTGATGATGCGCCAGACGGCAGAATCGACCTCCACGTTCACTACGCCCGCAGCCAGGCGGATCGGGACTCGCAGGCAAACCCCAACGCGCCAATCGGAAACTGGTATTGTCACCAG TGTGGCGTGAGCAATTTTTCCACGCGCAAGCAGTGCAGAGAATGCTCCTATACTCCACAAGGTACCATCATCGTCCCCTGGTATCGGAGGCCGCTGCGGTTTGGCTTACACGTTCCCTTTTCAGCCACAACAGGCCCTCTCGGCCGTACCGGAGAGGCTGATGTCGCGAGGGAAGTCGACGACAAGGTGCAGATGCTCGTCATCTATCCTTTGCCCTCTGACATGGACGAAGACACGCTCGCTACCGAGTTCAAGCGACTGGAGCTTGTCAAGATCGAGAGGCCCAAGGGCGAGGCACCCAAGCtgaagtcgacggcgccttCGGCGGACGGAGCAGGTTATGGCGCGCGACCGGGTTCGCTCCACCGCGTATTCCGCATGCGCGAGGTCGCCACAGGCATTAAGCTCCCCTACGGCTTTGCTGAGTTTTGGACCTTCTcggatgccgttgccgctgTACGAAAGGTTCGGATGACCCGCTCTTTTGAGATTGCGGGCAAGCCCGTAACGGTCGCCTTGATCCACCTGGGAGTCTTTGTGCCGGAAGATCGAGagatgacggccgagatCGACTTCATGTCCTTTCATCCCGTCTTCAACCCAGACATGCGCATCCGATACCGCGATATGGACGTGTTCCCGAGCCCAAAGCTTGTCTCGCCTCACCCGCCTACCGAAGATGACGTTCCCAAGGCACCCAAAGCAGCCGAGACGGCGAAGCCAAAGAAGCGCAAGGTCGAGCCGGGCCCTGCCGATCCGTTGCCGAagaaggcgccggcgatggcgggccAGATGGCTTTCTGGCAACGCCGACACGACGAGATCCACGACGTCGGGAGCGGACCAATTGCTACGAACGAGATTGCGACGCGACCTGCGCCGATCAAGTTCTCGCTCACTTCCAACTCGTCAAAGACAGGCGAGGCGACGATCAAGAATGAGCCCGTCGTGGATTCCGATATCAAATCCGAGCCAAATCCCGTTCCTGCCCCGGTAGAGGCCCCGACGCAGGAGGTCTCGTATGTAGACCGGGACCGGCTCATGTGTCTAATCTGCATGATGAAGTACAAGTCTGTTGAGGAAGTGAACATCCACGAAAAGTCGGGCAACCACAAGCGAGCGATGGAGAACGAGGAGAAAGTCAAGGCAGCATTGCCCAGGCTCGCGGCGAGGGACGAACGTCTCCAGGCGAAGGATGGCACGCAGTATCGAGACCGTGCGAAGGAGCGGCGAGAGGCCCACAACCAACCCAAAAAGCCTGTGAATGCGAAGCCTGTGAGCAAGGCGAAGCCCgtggagaaggcggcgaaAGCGACGGAGTCGAAAGGTGCCGGCATGCTCGCCAAGATGGGATGGTCCGGGGCGGGTCTCGGTGCGCAGGGTGAGGGCATCACCGATTCGATCACAGCGCACGCCTACCGAGGCGGCGTTGgactcggcgccgagggcggaaAGCTCGGAGACGCCCAAGAGGTTGCCGAGGGTCGCACCAAGGACGACTACGCAAGCTACGTCTCGGCGGCCAAAGGCAAGGCTCGGGAGCGCTACGAGCGTATGGCGTGA
- a CDS encoding rab protein geranylgeranyltransferase component A → MESLSDTKWDVVISGTGLQQSLLALALSRSEKNILHVDHNDFYGESEAALSLHEADVWAQRHAAHGEGIFSAAEVTKDDAGLSFSRAYSLALAPQLIHARSDLLSQLVSSKAFRQVEFLAVGSFFIYQDEALSRIPSTREDVFVNTTISARSKRALMKFLKFVLEYDSEPQVMVWKAKASEPLVDFLLSDFKLDRDLRSYVVALTLSLDERIPVEAGLAAIKRHLTSMGVFGPGFAAVYPKWGGISEIAQVGCRAGAVGGAVYMLGTGVSGVETAEDELEIKLTNDLAVRTKTLVQGASKPMKQSPSVSRLTAVVASDFSSLFETTIEGSPTPCVAVVAFPSESVVDSNGTSNSPIYALVHSSDTGECPAGQCTIYLSTVSTPRSKDMLDAALSCLLATSPEPVGCLYKLRYDQKGGTGSFTVDGGCGTFGLPPLDLAFNDSALASVREAWDMVVPNGEGDYMQFNDREGAFDEDAVGD, encoded by the exons ATGGAATCCCTCTCAGACACAAAATGGGATGTGGTGATCAGCGGCACTGGGCTCCAACAGTCCCTTCTTGCCCT AGCTCTGTCACGATCGGAGAAAAATATCCTCCACGTCGACCACAATGATTTCTATGGCGAGTCCGAGGCTGCCCTGAGCCTACACGAGGCAGATGTGTGGGCACAGAGGCATGCGGCACACGGCGAGGGCATCTTTTCGGCAGCGGAAGTGACCAAGGACGATGCAGGTCTGTCGTTCTCGCGAGCATACAGCCTGGCTCTCGCGCCGCAACTGATTCATGCGCGATCCGACCTCCTCTCGCAGCTCGTCTCTTCAAAGGCTTTTCGCCAGGTTGAGTTTCTTGCGGTCGGTTCCTTCTTTATCTATCAAGATGAGGCTCTCAGCCGGATACCTTCCACGCGAGAAGACGTCTTTGTCAACACAACCATCTCCGCTCGGTCCAAGCGGGCACTGATGAAGTTTCTCAAGTTTGTTCTCGAGTACGATTCGGAACCGCAGGTCATGGTTTGGAAGGCGAAGGCGTCCGAGCCTCTGGTTGACTTCCTTCTGTCGGACTTCAAGTTGGATCGCGATCTGCGATCCTATGTCGTCGCCTTGACCCTCAGCCTGGATGAACGGATACCGGTGGAAGCTGGTCTTGCCGCCATCAAGAGGCATCTCACTTCCATGGGAGTCTTCGGTCCCGGATTTGCCGCCGTCTATCCCAAATGGGGCGGCATTTCGGAGATCGCTCAGGTGGGCTGTCGAGCCGGTGCTGTGGGCGGTGCAGTGTACATGCTCGGAACAGGCGTTTCGGGCGTGGAAACCGCTGAAGACGAGCTTGAGATCAAGCTGACAAACGACCTTGCGGTCCGAACGAAGACTCTGGTCCAAGGCGCGAGCAAGCCAATGAAACAAAGCCCGAGCGTGAGTCGACTGACGGCTGTTGTTGCGTCTGACTTCTCGTCCCTGTTTGAGACGACGATTGAGGGATCACCAACGCCATGCGTGGCGGTGGTGGCTTTCCCGTCCGAGTCGGTCGTCGACTCTAACGGCACATCGAACTCGCCCATCTACGCCTTGGTGCACTCGAGCGACACTGGCGAATGCCCTGCTGGACAAT GCACAATATATCTTAGCACGGTGTCCACTCCTAGGTCGAAAGATATGTTGGACGCGGCGCTATCATGCCTGCTCGCGACGTCTCCGGAACCAGTCGGGTGCCTCTACAAGCTCCGGTACGATCAGAAAGGGGGCACAGGCTCCTTTACGGTAGATGGCGGTTGTGGCACGTTCGGCCTACCGCCATTGGACCTCGCGTTCAACGACTCTGCACTGGCGTCGGTTCGTGAAGCCTGGGATATGGTTGTTCCGAACGGGGAGGGCGACTACATGCAATTTAACGATCGGGAGGGCGCattcgacgaggatgccgttgGTGACTAG
- a CDS encoding acyl-CoA thioesterase II, with product MGPVDGATLRQPPPKDPNKSPIENVLEVTEMGVLGPDIFTNTRRLWHPPGARGIYGGSVIAQCLASAQKTVPDYFLVHSCHCYFLLAGSGDVPILFHVERVRDGRSFATRTVQARQRGRCIFTTTISFVRDGSGGRKQVRHAVPPPTEVGAPEDDWDDEPEWERSGPFQSRKIEVVKVKDPDARPDERKCRQWVRARGHISPEGGHQAHLNALAYMSDSYFIGTVSRIHRLWRFPFAPEEVDALPSKVRARVEQVNEFEGMGTTVEDWAERPKVGMLVSLDHSIYFHEPLRVKADEWMLTEMESPWSGDGRGVVTQRIFAKDGTLLASCVQEGVVRLQQDEKEKGAKL from the exons ATGGGTCCCGTTGACGGTGCGACGCTGAGGCAGCCGCCTCCGAAGGACCCAAACAAGTCACCGATCGAGAACGTGCTCGAGGTGACGGAGATGGGCGTACTCGGGCCC GACATCTTCACAAACACAAGGCGGCTGTGGCACCCCCCCGGGGCGCGCGGCATCTACGGCGGCTCCGTCATCGCGCAGTGCCTAGCTTCGGCGCAGAAGACGGTGCCGGATTACTTCCTCGTACACTCGTGCCACTGCTACTTCCTTCTCGCCGGTTCCGGCGACGTCCCCATACTCTTCCACGTCGAACGTGTGCGTGACGGACGGTCCTTCGCGACGCGCACCGTTCAGGCCCGCCAGCGTGGCCGATGCATCTTCACGACGACCATCAGCTTCGTCCgcgacggctccggcggccGGAAGCAAGTGCGGCACGCGGTGCCTCCGCCGACCGAGGTGGGCGCGCCCGAGGATGACTGGGATGACGAACCGGAGTGGGAACGCTCGGGTCCCTTCCAGAGCCGCAAGATCGAGGTGGTCAAGGTCAAGGACCCCGACGCGCGGCCGGACGAGCGCAAGTGCCGGCAGTGGGTTCGCGCCCGGGGCCACATCTCGCCCGAAGGCGGCCACCAGGCGCACCTGAACGCGCTGGCCTACATGTCGGACAGCTACTTCATCGGCACCGTATCGCGCATCCACCGGCTCTGGCGCTTCCCCTTCGCTCCTGAGGAGGTCGACGCGCTGCCGAGCAAGGTTCGCGCCCGGGTCGAGCAGGTCAACGAGTTTGAGGGCATGGGCACGACGGTCGAGGACTGGGCCGAACGTCCCAAGGTGGGGATGCTCGTGAGCCTCGACCACAGCATCTACTTCCACGAGCCGCTGCGCGTCAAGGCGGACGAGTGGATGCTGACGGAGATGGAGAGCCCGTGGTCGGGCGACGGGCGCGGCGTCGTCACGCAGCGCATCTTTGCCAAGGACGGAACTCTCCTGGCTAGCTGCGTGCAAGAG GGCGTCGTGCGGCTGCAGCAAGACGAAAAGGAAAAGGGCGCCAAGCTCTAG